The genomic DNA tttgtgagatggggcctatgGGTTTTACAGTAGTCCTTTTTCAAAAAGACTCTCTACTTAGTTACATATATTTTAAGATCGCGAGTGTTTGAAGAGGCGCAAAATCCTGAAGTGCAAGCAACTGAGACAACTGGACAATGGTTTTGAGAGCTATCTACCCACCCAGAGAGTAACACTGTGGACGAAAACCGGTTCCACATCTTTCAAAAGATTTTAGAAGctacaacaggttgcaaaattgttgaaacactttcattaaaaaacaccttgtctagcttccaatacccgcTGTATCTAGAATCAAAACGTTTCCCACCTCcattcccctctccccctttcaatatTGACTGTTAAAGTTTGCAACAAATtgtttgtcttgctagcaacactaataaggaaggggggagggggggggaggggggaggggggctgcagcgtgagagataataggtaaattaataacgccccaagaaggtgaagtgtccccactatttttgcaacttgttgaaGCGACAACTTTGTACCACATAAAATACCGAGGGATGCATCAAATTCCCTTGGTCAGCACCTCTGTAAAACGTCTAATGAACAAACGCGACAGAGCGTACAAGAAGGCCCGGCATAGCGGCAAAGCCGTCCACCTTACTAAATACAAGCGACTTCGCAATACCGCAACCAAATGCCTGCGTGTTGCGCACGACATGTATCTCAATGTCGTTATTAGCATTTGTATACGCTAGTGGCAATTACCTTgattaaagttaaagttaaagttaaaagCTATTTCTAAAAGCCTTGCCATGCACCTCATTTAAGCGAGCACTTGAAGTCAGTCAAAATAAGGGGATGTAACCTTTCCCAGAGTATTTTGAGAGTGTGTAATTTAAGAGTTTTTCTTTAGCTGTGGTGATTATCAAGGTGCCAGAACCTTAGGCTGCACCACCTCAAAACAACCTTCTCTGCAACAGGAGCTTCAATTTATCTATTGGCCTACTACCTAAAGCAACATCCTTATGATCTTAAAAGACGGTAGCATGTGGTACAATGACTGGGCAAGCATTGTATGAAGCTGTCTCTATTAAAGCCAGGTTAGTGGGTTCTTTTGCTGTCAGAGTTAGGCACAAAGACCTCAACCTACTGTATAAACACAACCTCTGAGCATCCTTCTCAGTATCATACACAAAATCTAATGGCCTGTAAGATAGAGTACCACGCCACTTTTCTCAAATATATAAGGAAGAAGTAAActaatttgaaaattattttgaaatgttgTATGGCCTGTGTTCATTACAGATACCCAGTAAAGAATGTCTGCATTCCCCAACACTAGCAGAAAGGAACGTAGAATTATATCCTTACATGTATAatgcatcttttgtttttatacatgtaactatcgattattagtatcacccaactagtggactaatgcaaatcctgcattttgattggctacgctactagaggactattagtaatagtcctcgagtagcgaaaagcgtgacgctttctttcgttttattcccaaataaatatttcttcaacttgcatttgctaactttgttattgccttttctgtcccttgcgggctacgggtctaattgttaaacgACATCCAGGTCCACTCATAGACATgaactatgtcccctttaacccttttAATCCTCAGAgtgagatttttctctgtctgaCGCCACAaaatgttactctgtctaacatcagacagttttactcatcaataggaGTCGCTTCAAGGGTGACTGGGTTAATACCAGGTTTCAACAAGATGTATCCGATGAATGACGTCATTCCACCTTGTTTAATATTTACCTACAGCTTAGCAAAGTTCAGTAGAATGCTTCATCTTCCTCGGAATATTGGATAAGTTCCTTACTGACTTGAAGCTTTGCCAAGAGTTGGCTCATTGTAGGCAAAGGATCTGCTTTGATTTTGTCCAACAGTCTTTCAGCAGCATCCTGGCTGACAGCCCGCCACTTGTCAATCAAAGCTTGGAGCTGAGAAAGGTCATTCTGTGTGCCACAAAAtgagcaaagaaaattaattatagTATCTCGTTTCTCACTCACTCTTTCAAGTAGCACCTGTAATAACCTTCTCAAGTATAAAAGGCAGAAAGAAGTTTCTCTTCATACACAGCACTACTTTACATCTCAGTCATCTTGCTGACGGTAGCGCACAATCTGTTATAGGCAGTAGCAGCTCTCCTAATTTGATAGATTACATACCGGTATATCTCTAGGGACAGCTTACCATTACCCTTCATTGTACTTCCAAGATAAGGCAAGAGGTAGGCATTGATGAATGATTAGAACTAAACGTTAGGTAGAAGAAGTTTAAGGTGTCCTACGCTATTGACCAAGACTGCATAATGATTCACTTAATGTGACAGTAGAGTACCTTATTTCTATACATCTGCACCAGCCTCAGCTTTCTCAACGAGTCTTCCTTTTGCTGGATTGTTTTGAGTAGACGTTGTCTCCTTGACAGCAGTTCAACAGATCCCTCAGTTTGATTACACTGCTCAGTATGATTCTCAGGGGTCATTGATAAAGATGGTGTTTCATGTTTGCTTCTTTTGGGTGTGCTGAAAATTTCCTGTAATGTTGGAAGGAAACAATACTACAATGTCTACGATAATtactaatgataataataataatagtcctcATAATGATGctctttatattattattattattattattattattattattactattactttCTACTTACACTAATACACTAAAACAATACTCAACTCACATTACATACAAGACAATACGTACATTACACACTCTACAAGACGCTGCAAACCATCCGATATTCTACTTACAAAACAGAAGATTTCTTAACATTGAAGTAAAGTTACTTAACTGATACCGCATGCATTAAGTCACAAAAGGTGTTGTTACTCTAAATGTCAAGGGGCTATTTTGAGACGCGACCATTTCGCACGAAAGGCCTTAACTGAagcacaagtgctctactaatgGGGACTGCATACAATTAAATGAAATGATAGCATatctttttgtggtagtgcactgataccacatctaccatggcactttAATGAtatactattagagctacatattacgcaaagttaaattgaatctcctggaagacaaaacgcagctcagttgacaataatacagcactgtgttactgcactaccacacatacGCAATGTGTACCTATGCTTTAGCGTGGATCATGGAAGTGTGAGTGGAGGAGGAAGAGGTTTAAGACACCAAGGAAGACAAAAAGGGGGGCCTATCGCCAGCCCAGCCCCTCCCTCTGGGCGGTCCCTGATTACACCTTTCACCTTTCACCATGATTTTCAAGACCTGGTTGAGGCTCTAAAACATATTAGGACtgtatgcaaaaacaaataactttcccccttccccccttttcaTTCTTCCCACAATGATGTCTGCCCACCTTTTAGTTCTTACCACAATGcctgtcccccccccccccccccatttccctttttattgtCACCACTGTGACAGCC from Montipora capricornis isolate CH-2021 chromosome 2, ASM3666992v2, whole genome shotgun sequence includes the following:
- the LOC138038866 gene encoding swi5-dependent recombination DNA repair protein 1 homolog isoform X2, with amino-acid sequence MAEDVAGISKNIDGSQQLQPRTPSTRTTACGTPKSATSSSSRSCGLRRPSAPFVSPMLKRCNRGDSQEIFSTPKRSKHETPSLSMTPENHTEQCNQTEGSVELLSRRQRLLKTIQQKEDSLRKLRLVQMYRNKNDLSQLQALIDKWRAVSQDAAERLLDKIKADPLPTMSQLLAKLQVSKELIQYSEEDEAFY
- the LOC138038866 gene encoding swi5-dependent recombination DNA repair protein 1 homolog isoform X1, yielding MAEDVAGISKTTDGSQQLQPRTPSTRTTACGTPKSATSSSSRSCGLRRPSAPFVSPMLKRCNRGDSQEIFSTPKRSKHETPSLSMTPENHTEQCNQTEGSVELLSRRQRLLKTIQQKEDSLRKLRLVQMYRNKNDLSQLQALIDKWRAVSQDAAERLLDKIKADPLPTMSQLLAKLQVSKELIQYSEEDEAFY